The following proteins are encoded in a genomic region of Anomaloglossus baeobatrachus isolate aAnoBae1 chromosome 6, aAnoBae1.hap1, whole genome shotgun sequence:
- the LOC142244567 gene encoding uncharacterized protein LOC142244567: MAFLSFFWKFGPCDLDGVEEEDMTREVVEESNIEEEEINIEEEKMNIEDKEKGSDIKKEEIKFEEEEIYIKEESNTEEEEEIYIEQIYMKEINIEDKEDINIKEESNTKEENKEESNTNEEEESNTEEEEEESYTEEEEGEIYMEVIYMEEIYMKEINIKEESNTKEEEESNTDEEEEEDSNTEEEEEDSNTEEEEEEIFMEVIYMEEIYMEEIYFEEETNIQIEEDSNIVEEGSNIQEIYIEEVEEENNIKEGEERNMEEINLEEEEDKSNTEEEEEGSNTEEESDIKKEEARAEDPATEKTKRKWWKPKCLKRHQERNNSNGKRKSSRFLRPIFCCIRNDTKD, translated from the exons ATGGCGTTTTTATCTTTCTTTTGGAAATTTGGACCATGTGATTTGGACGGCGTTGA GGAGGAGGACATGACGAGGGAGGTGGTAGAGGAGAGTAACATCGAGGAGGAGGAGATTAACATCGAGGAAGAGAAGATGAACATCGAGGACAAGGAGAAGGGGAGTGACATCAAAAAGGAGGAGATTAAATTCGAGGAAGAGGAGATATACATCAAGGAGGAGAGTAACACCGAGGAAGAGGAGGAGATTTACATTGAGCAGATTTACATGAAGGAGATTAACATCGAGGACAAGGAGGATATTAACATCAAGGAGGAGAGTAACACCAAGGAGGAAAATAAGGAGGAGAGTAACACTAATGAAGAAGAGGAGAGTAACactgaggaagaggaggaggagagttacACCGAGGAAGAGGAGGGGGAGATTTACATGGAGGTGATTTACATGGAGGAAATTTACATGAAGGAGATTAACATCAAGGAGGAAAGTAACAccaaggaagaggaggagagtaacaccgatgaagaggaggaggaggacagtaacaccgaggaagaggaggaggacagtaacaccgaggaagaggaggaggagatttTCATGGAGGTGATTTACATGGAGGAGATTTACATGGAGGAGATTTACTTTGAGGAGGAGACTAACATCCAGATAGAGGAGGACAGTAACATCGTGGAAGAGGGGAGTAACATCCAGGAGATTTacatagaggaggtggaggaagagaaTAACATCAAGGAAGGGGAGGAAAGGAACATGGAGGAGATTAATCTAGAGGAAGAGGAGGACAAGAGTAACaccgaggaagaggaggaggggagtaACACCGAGGAAGAAAGTGACATCAAGAAGGAGGAGGCAAGAGCAGAAGACCCAGCTACAGAGAA GACAAAACGCAAGTGGTGGAAACCAAAATGTCTGAAAAGACACCAGGAGAGGAACAA CAGCAACGGGAAGAGAAAATCCTCTAG ATTCCTCAGACCCATCTTCTGCTGCATCCGCAATGACACCAAGGACTGA